Proteins found in one Spartobacteria bacterium genomic segment:
- a CDS encoding KilA-N domain-containing protein — protein MAKINVLSREVTITLLNEEDYICLTDIAKHRNADDPRFIIQNWMRTRSTVEFLGIWELLNNPDFNRVEFEAVKNASGSNAFVMTPTKWVELTRAVGIASKAGRYGGTYAHKDIAFEFASWVSVEFKLYLIKEFQRLKEEERKTLGWDIRRNLAKINYRIHTDAIQLHLVPPELDAKQISMVYANEADVLNLALFGKTAAQWRDENSDKKGNMRDEADITQLVCLSNLENLNALFIAEGLPQQERLKRLNRIAIHQMNLLTVDERIKLPGDKQ, from the coding sequence AACGAAGAGGATTATATCTGCCTGACCGACATAGCAAAGCATCGGAACGCGGATGATCCCCGGTTCATCATTCAGAACTGGATGCGAACCCGTTCGACGGTTGAGTTTCTGGGGATCTGGGAACTGCTGAATAATCCGGATTTTAACCGTGTCGAATTCGAGGCGGTTAAAAACGCCTCCGGCAGCAATGCGTTTGTCATGACGCCCACGAAATGGGTTGAGCTCACTCGTGCGGTTGGAATTGCTTCAAAAGCAGGGCGGTATGGAGGGACCTATGCCCATAAAGATATCGCCTTCGAATTCGCATCGTGGGTTTCCGTTGAGTTCAAGCTCTACCTCATCAAAGAGTTTCAACGACTCAAGGAGGAGGAGCGGAAAACACTGGGTTGGGATATCCGCAGAAATCTGGCTAAAATCAACTATCGGATTCATACCGATGCCATTCAGCTGCACCTTGTTCCGCCGGAGCTGGATGCCAAACAAATCTCGATGGTGTATGCCAATGAGGCTGATGTGCTCAACCTGGCGCTATTCGGAAAAACAGCAGCACAGTGGCGCGATGAAAATTCGGATAAAAAAGGCAATATGCGCGACGAGGCGGATATCACGCAACTGGTCTGCCTTTCCAATCTTGAAAATCTCAATGCCCTGTTTATTGCCGAAGGGCTCCCGCAACAGGAACGATTGAAACGGCTGAACCGCATCGCCATTCACCAAATGAACTTACTTACCGTTGATGAGCGGATAAAACTGCCCGGAGATAAACAATGA